Genomic segment of Saccharomycodes ludwigii strain NBRC 1722 chromosome VI, whole genome shotgun sequence:
ataaatgatgAAAGTAGTGACAGTGAAATTGAACGCACTAATATCAAAATACCAAACGTTGCTGATACagatattgattttttccATTTGCCAGAAAAAGGGGCAGCCTTGGAATTAAtcgaaaaatattttataaattcaaatacACAGTACCCAATATTACACAGGgaattttttatcaaaaagtATTATGAACCAATATATGGAGAGTTACCGGAGGATACGTCCTTGGCAAATGATTTCACccagataaataaaaattttgaattattacCATCAGATGACCCTTTTAGAGTTTTGATAGATGATTACACTGGTAAGGATGATGAAACGAGGGAAAAAATGGCTGagattattaataataggaCGCCCTTGATCGAAATTATTGGCAAATTGGAAGACATTCCTGAGGTTTATCATACAccgttattttttataaacatGGTTATGGCCATTGGCTCAGGCTCACAGGTATTAAATAATGGGACTTTGAaatctattattttcaagaAAAGAGCAACATTTTTTATGAATATGTTGTATGCTTCCGATAATAGGTTGGAAGCTTTATCGGgactattattgttggcaattttttccttaatgACACCTAACGTTCCAGGGGTTTGGTATATATTAGGTAACTGTTTAAGATTGTGTGTTGATTTGGGTTTGCATGCAGAAAAACTGAATAAAAACTACGATCCCTTTACAAGAGATTTGAGGAGAAGATTATTTTGGACAACTTACTCGTTGGATAGACAAATTTGCTTATATTTTGGAAGACCCTTTGGCATACCAGAAGAAAACATTACTTGCAAATTCCCAAGCGAGCTAGATGATGCGTTGATTACAACAATGAGTGATGAAATTCAAGATTACTCGACTATTCGTACTTCCCTGAGCACCTATAAGTCCGTGTCTCTTTCATTCTTCAAGATTAGAATAATGCAGGCCAATTTATTACAGGTACTTTATGCTCCTAGGGGGCAGCTTCCAGCACCTTTTAAAACTGTTGATAATTGGAGAGAGGCCTTTGATAAAGAATTGCAAATTTGGTTTAACAGGGTTGTCCCAAAAacacacaaaaaaatgaattgcAAGTTTAGTCGGGAGTTTTTCAGGTTAAATTATAACCATACAAGAACCATGCTATATGGTATATCGCCTAAATTTAGCACTTTAACAAATAGATGCTTTGTGATTATTCATGAGACTACACGAGGTATGGTTGAGGAGTATTATAAATTGTGTTTGacgaaaaatttaaatttcaCATGGGTTGCCGTtcataatttatttatggCAGGTATgacatttttatatacagTGTACCAACATAAGaataccaaaaaatatGACGATTTTTGTCAAGAGATAATCTATGTTATGAAATCTTTGTTTGGGACCTGTGAAGCAGCACCGAATTGttacaaaatttttaagcTTTTGGCCGCTGTagttaaaagaattttgaaaaataccGGCAACGCTTCATTTTCTCCAACAGATAATGATAGAGACCACGAAGGATTGAGTAGGTTACAGAATTCTGACAGTTGTTCCGGTGAGAAAAGTGATAACCATATGGCAACTAGTAACAACAATCGTAATAATTCTAATGCGAGTAGGACCTCGGGCCTaaatatagaaaatgaTACTCCATCAAATACGACAAGACAACCGCCAGAACATCAACTTTCTTCTCAAACAGCAAATAATGTGCCTATTTTAATCCCAGATctagaattgaaaaaattttttgaggaattaaacaatatttcaaaatcttCAAATACAGATTCGGTGTCACCGACTAGCACTGAGGGGAATGTTCATCAAATTCATCTAAATGATAACTATAATAGTTCTGTTGGTGGTATTTTCCCATTGAGCGCATCTGTTGTGGCACCTGGAACCAGTGGCTGTCCTAAAAATAACCAAGTTGCTACACCAGCTACTATAAATGGCTTTTCACCATTAGATTCCTCCTTTAGGGACCCAACATCCAAAAATGTAGCTGCCAACACTAATGATAATTTGGGTATGACTCCTGGTGTTGATAAGGAAAGTACAACAAACGATTACTCGGTTggaaaacttaaaaaagataGTCAGCGGGTTTATGACATGATTTTCCAAATGAGTTCTCAAACGGTTTGGGAAAAGTATTTAGGGCAGGGCGATGAGTATTTTGAAACATTGAAtatttaagtttttttgtaaGTTGTTAGATAgccattttattttttttttttttgtttttctctAAATACTGTTgagaaattatttttaaaaacttatCTTTGTTTGTAGTAGTagtgataatgatgatggtaATGGCGGTATTCAggtcaatattattattcaattatttaaatgtaATTTGATATACACATTGTTAAtatatgttatttattgggggaaaaaaatatcccAATATAccaatttcttttataatcCTTTTTTAGCTAAATAGCTCttcatttataattttttgcatttttttaacattataTTGGTATCTTTTCAAGCCATTAGTTTCTTAGGGTTTTTAGTTCTATTAAATGacttcttcctttttttttttttttttttttttttcttttgaatgtttaaaaaaaaaaaagactcGGTTCTTCTTCCATCATGTTTCAAAGGTTTCGGAGCACAAGCTGGGAGCCAAAGTTATTAAAGGtaatatcaatatatatatatatatattttttttttttttttttgcgatcctgaaaataataaaaattcatttataTTGTTAACAGCATCCATAACGATAAAATGGCTACCAAGTTTAAACCTTTTGATGTTGTAATTGCAAGGTATTTACTTAAGCCAAATGAAGTATTTCACTTATCCAAACCATTGATGTATGGTGCTAAAATTAATACAGGATTCGGATCAATCAATCATGATGATATTATAGGCAAACCTTTGCGTTCAATTGTATTTGGagataaagataaaaaacaCAAATATATCGTAACGCGAGCCAGACTTTCTGAATACGTGATCAATGTAAAAAGAGAGGCTCAGCCTATTTATCCAGTTGATGCATCTTTAATTGTCCAGGCAGCAGATATAAATGTATCCTACCCAACATTGAAATCAGTGGATGATACTGAAATTTATAAGGAGATTGACATATTTAGACGAAGAGGATATAAATTggcaaaaaataaaaggaatgatataaaaaacGATAGTTCCagtatcaataaaaaagaggaaataattcaagaaaaattattgatacTGCATGGACCAATAAATTCATACAATGGTAAAACCATTACTCGATGTAGCACTCCACCGTTACAATTTTTAGAATGTGGGACAGGTCATGGATCATTAACTTTACAAATCTGTAAAAGTATTCATGCATCtaattgttattttgatGGGATAAATGATTTAAGCAGAGGATCGATAATACATTCATTGGACAGAAATTTGAAGCATATGAAAATTGGTATAGGTACAGTTTCCGGATTTCAAAAGGGGATTTACTTAGATGATGTAGAATTTCATTACGAACCAATAGGACCAAGCAACTGGGTTAATAGTGACATAGCAAATTATTATAGGCAGCTTTGTGATACAACGGAGTTTCTGCAGGGGTGTTTTTTGGATATGCCCTCTCCTGAACATGAATTTACTGAATTATCTAAATATTTAACGGTAGATGGTTTTATCATAGTTTTTACACCATCTATTTCACAAATTTGGGATTGTTATACGTTTGTTAAAGATAATGACTTAAAATTAACCCTAGTCAGCACTTTTGAATTACTGACGGGTGGTAATGGTGGTATGAGAGAGTGGGATGTTAGACGGGTCATGATTAGAAATTCTGAAATGGTAGGTAAAGTAGTAAAACCAAGAATTGGTGTAAGAATAGTAGGTGGAGGGTTTATTGGTATATTTAGGAAAATCCCATAATAGTTTTGTGATTATGGGTCTTCGCCAACATGCAAGAAATATTTAGACCAAGGAATAAcggataaaaataactaattaatataataaatgatttatattttttttttaaaaaattctttttagtATACATGTAAACAATACGTGGTGTGTTTATATTCACGAAAATATAAACTGGGAAAACAACTCCAACGACATTATTGTGAAGATTCattcagaaaaaaaggaaaataaaaaaaagatgtaaAAAGCTAacctaaaaataaaaggaaaacaaaGTTGATACCAAAAGAAAGGGGGGGGGGAGAAGAACCAAAACAAATGAAAAgtcaatatatatatgattaaGTTAACGCTATTAATTTAGGcattgaataaataaataaaaagtatttcTCTCTCTCACATACACTTTAATTATTCTCTTATATTCCTGAGTCATTCTCTTgagtttattattaatctttttttgcttctattattatttatttattatttctattgaATCAAAATGCAATCTTCTtggatctttttttattcttcaACATAATCTTGACACGTTCTGGTTCAGCTTCCTCTTCCTCGCTTTCATCAATATCCATTTCTTCGTCCTCACTTTGTTCGTCCTCTAGTTCCATTTTAGCTTCCTTTTCAGCTTGCTTAGTCAACTCAACTTCTCtcatatttaataattcagCATTTCTTTCAATTAATTCTTTATCTCTCAAGAAATCTCTTTCTTTATTGCCTCTCATTCTATTCTTATAAAAGGCCCTTTCCCTCTTTTGTCTAATTTCCTCAATTCTACTCATGGCCTTTAATGTAGTAGCAACTAATTCTCTATTGTATCTTAC
This window contains:
- the PPR1 gene encoding Ppr1p (similar to Saccharomyces cerevisiae YLR014C | PPR1 | Pyrimidine Pathway Regulation), with the protein product MGTKRSNSGNNDNTNKIKLNISSNKETHKVKKNTKHSATSSPSFSAASGSKKSSTGSRPSSKILGISRSIVACKRCRQKKVKCDQNFPSCERCARNHESCVSIDPATGRDIPRSYVIYLEDRIHSLMMKLQEMGVNPLTVKNNIPATSEDEACNLSLYKEQFRDKHIIPEDNLMAGYVINNGTSIQKGVPSFFTGSGTSANDFNSNELSENVETLKKIYLMKTLRSSNNILSSPTNGINNNNSNSNSNNNNNNNNNNNNNNNNNNNNNNNNNNNNNNNNNNNNNGNSNNNSNSSTPSTLGQNNDNENVNGKEKNNNNNTTSSGASNSYLGDSSGIPFAKLMFTAANFKPPENINDESSDSEIERTNIKIPNVADTDIDFFHLPEKGAALELIEKYFINSNTQYPILHREFFIKKYYEPIYGELPEDTSLANDFTQINKNFELLPSDDPFRVLIDDYTGKDDETREKMAEIINNRTPLIEIIGKLEDIPEVYHTPLFFINMVMAIGSGSQVLNNGTLKSIIFKKRATFFMNMLYASDNRLEALSGLLLLAIFSLMTPNVPGVWYILGNCLRLCVDLGLHAEKLNKNYDPFTRDLRRRLFWTTYSLDRQICLYFGRPFGIPEENITCKFPSELDDALITTMSDEIQDYSTIRTSLSTYKSVSLSFFKIRIMQANLLQVLYAPRGQLPAPFKTVDNWREAFDKELQIWFNRVVPKTHKKMNCKFSREFFRLNYNHTRTMLYGISPKFSTLTNRCFVIIHETTRGMVEEYYKLCLTKNLNFTWVAVHNLFMAGMTFLYTVYQHKNTKKYDDFCQEIIYVMKSLFGTCEAAPNCYKIFKLLAAVVKRILKNTGNASFSPTDNDRDHEGLSRLQNSDSCSGEKSDNHMATSNNNRNNSNASRTSGLNIENDTPSNTTRQPPEHQLSSQTANNVPILIPDLELKKFFEELNNISKSSNTDSVSPTSTEGNVHQIHLNDNYNSSVGGIFPLSASVVAPGTSGCPKNNQVATPATINGFSPLDSSFRDPTSKNVAANTNDNLGMTPGVDKESTTNDYSVGKLKKDSQRVYDMIFQMSSQTVWEKYLGQGDEYFETLNI
- the RLP24 gene encoding ATPase-activating ribosome biosynthesis protein (similar to Saccharomyces cerevisiae YLR009W | RLP24 | Ribosomal-Like Protein): MRIYQCHFCSSPVYPGHGIMFVRNDAKEFRFCRSKCHKAFKQRRNPRKLKWTKAFRKAAGKELAVDSTLTFAQRRNVPVRYNRELVATTLKAMSRIEEIRQKRERAFYKNRMRGNKERDFLRDKELIERNAELLNMREVELTKQAEKEAKMELEDEQSEDEEMDIDESEEEEAEPERVKIMLKNKKRSKKIAF